A section of the Pochonia chlamydosporia 170 chromosome 2, whole genome shotgun sequence genome encodes:
- a CDS encoding mRNA processing protein (Mss51) (similar to Neosartorya fischeri NRRL 181 XP_001262880.1): MESMFRRAASSLCGHCSASLRRHGGIRRAGQLAVRPRGTIASISTKRASADNATLRTFTTTSEQKTEAAALGKDSPPSSLRLSQDDLFHPFSSSPVPEFRRRAAFMRQHAQCPHPDHKPTKLPTVAAKSDVSEESTGTMAPAHVDFECPDCGFPVYCSKEHWMDHYEEHLKICDTLRQINEDDHDLRSGRVFFEGNLPDLQLDEAAVNMTNWDTFMYTREFEAVNTDRSMRQITRLLTYPITVGSVLHELSPYSLKKGERLTAEGLKSFSALRYNLHPPGTGRGAGINQLRPEPPPVRVFILGARAESSLPRAAWTQLAHLFPESRLHLVFIGPESMANRDEEFPLPERTPSNPFGAIVEDRVWYKMKISTIVDYYHTIHKTGHFAPYDPYFDCFVLFHPGLGHPASSHEWEETLPLLLETKVPIISTGYTQFDLERDVEWVHKKSKGEFDILLEPGENIFRSLRWDLNDMDPQDISCGNWGVWAFRGKRYEATTKDV, encoded by the exons ATGGAATCGATGTTTCGCAGAGCCGCTTCTAGTCTTTGCGGCCACTGTTCTGCATCACTTCGCAGGCATGGTGGCATAAGAAGAGCTGGACAGTTGGCCGTCCGACCTCGCGGAACCATTGCGTCGATAAGTACGAAGCGAGCCTCTGCCGACAATGCGACTCTGCGGACTTTCACGACCACCTCAGAACAGAAGACGGAGGCAGCGGCACTAGGCAAAGATTCTCCTCCCTCGAGCTTGAGACTCAGCCAAGATGACCTCTTCCATCCATTTTCCTCCTCTCCGGTGCCAGAGTTCCGTCGCCGAGCAGCCTTTATGAGACAACACGCACAATGTCCCCATCCTGACCATAAGCCAACGAAGCTTCCAACCGTAGCAGCAAAATCCGATGTATCTGAAGAGTCGACCGGGACAATGGCTCCTGCCCATGTGGACTTCGAATGCCCCGATTGCGGATTTCCTGTTTATTGCAGCAAGGAGCACTGGATGGACCACTATGAGGAGCACCTGAAAATTTGTGATACTCTTCGACAGATCAACGAGGATGACCACGATTTACGTTCTGGGCGTGTATTTTTCGAGGGCAATCTTCCTGATTTGCagttggatgaagctgcTGTCAACATGACAAACTGGGATACTTTTATGTACACCAGAGAGTTTGAGGCTGTAAATACTGATCGCTCCATGAGGCAAATTACGCGCCTTCTCACGTATCCTATTACCGTTGGCAGTGTTTTGCACGAGCTCAGTCCTTATAGTCTCAAGAAAGGAGAGCGACTGACGGCCGAAGGCTTAAAGAGCTTCAGTG CTTTGAGATATAATTTGCATCCTCCAGGGACCGGGCGAGGTGCAGGAATCAACCAGCTTCGCCCTGAACCACCACCTGTTAGGGTATTCATTCTTGGGGCGCGAGCTGAATCCTCGTTGCCGCGGGCTGCCTGGACGCAATTAGCCCACTTGTTCCCAGAGTCGAGACTGCATCTGGTCTTTATTGGGCCGGAGAGTATGGCTAATCGTGATGAAGAGTTTCCCTTACCCGAGCGCACCCCGTCGAATCCTTTTGGCGCCATTGTCGAAGACCGCGTGTGGTACAAGATGAAAATCAGCACAATTGTCGACTATTACCACACTATTCACAAGACGGGCCATTTTGCACCATACGATCCCTATTTTGATTGCTTCGTACTGTTCCACCCTGGTCTCGGCCACCCCGCAAGTAGTCATGAATGGGAAGAGACGTTACCGCTTCTTTTGGAGACAAAGGTGCCAATTATTTCAACCGGATACACACAGTTCGATCTAGAACGAGATGTGGAATGGGTGCACAAGAAGTCCAAAGGGGAATTTGATATTCTGCTGGAGCCGGGCGAAAACATCTTTCGAAGCTTGCGATGGGACTTGAATGACATGGATCCTCAAGACATTAGCTGCGGCAACTGGGGGGTATGGGCCTTCCGAGGCAAGAG ATATGAGGCAACTACAAAAGACGTGTAA
- a CDS encoding splicing factor 3B subunit 3 (similar to Aspergillus terreus NIH2624 XP_001212565.1): protein MATTSNMFLYSLTVQPPNNVVAAVLGQFAGTKEQLIITGAGSQLTLLRPDPSLGKVTTILSHDVFGIIRSLAAFRLAGSNKDYLIIASDSGRITIVEYLPAQNRFSRLHLETYGKSGVRRVIPGEYLACDPKGRACLIAATEKNKLVYVLNRSAQAELTISSPLEAHKPGVLVISMVALDVGYANPVFAALEIDYSEADQDSSGQAVEEVETQLVYYELDLGLNHVVRKWSEPVDPSATLLFQVPGGNDGPSGVLVCGEESITYRHSNQDAFRVPIPRRKGATEDPSRKRTIVCGVMHKLKGSAGAFFFLLQSEDGDLFKVTIDMVEDEEGNPTGEVKRLKIKYFDTVPVATSLCILKSGFLYIASQFGNFSFYQFEKLGDDDEELEFISDDFPVDPHASYDPVYFHPRPAENLALVESIPSMNPLLDCQVENLTGEDAPQIYTVCGNGARSTFRMLRHGLEVNEIVASELPGIPSAVWTLKLNRGEQFDAYIVLSFTNGTLVLSIGETVEEVSDSGFSTSVPTLAAQLLGDDGLIQVHPKGIRHIRNGKVNEWDAPQHRSIVAASTNAHQVAIALSSGEIVYFEMDSDGSLAEYDEKKEMSGTVTCLSLGEVPEGRVRSSFLAVGCDDCTVRILSLDPESTLESKSVQALTAAPSSLAIIAMDDSASGGSTLYLHIGLHSGVYLRTVLDEVTGELTDTRQKFLGPKQVRLFQVTVQGTTCVLGLSSRPWLGYSDPITKGFVVTPLNYVDLEWGWNFSSEQCEEGVVGIQGQSLRIFSIDRLGDTLTQKAVSLTYTPKKLIKHPQQPLFYTIESDNNTLPPDLRAQLLADPSVVNGDSTILPPEDFGYPKGNRRWASCINVIDPVSDEPQVLQTVDLENNEAAVSAAVVPFASQDNESFLIVGTGKDIVVNPRSFSEAYIYVYRFQDEGRELEFIHKTKIEEPPLALIPFQGKLLAGVGKTLRVYDLGMRQMLRKAQAEVAPQQIVTLNAQGSRIIVGDVQQGVTYVTYKPTTNKLIPFADDTTARWTTCTAMVDYESVAGGDKFGNMFIVRCPPKASEEADEEQSGLHLMNARDYLHGTSQRLDLMCHFYAQDIPTSMAKTSLVVGGQEVLLWSGLMGTIGVFIPLISREDADFFQSLESHLRTEDPPLAGRDHLMYRSYYAPVKGIIDGDLCERYTLLPNDKKQMIAGELDRSVREIERKISDIRTRSAF from the exons ATGGCGACTACTTCGAACATGTTCCTGTACTCGCTGACGGTCCAGCCGCCGAATAATGTTGTGGCGGCAGTCCTGGGCCAGTTCGCAGGCACCAAGGAGCAGCTCATCATAACAGGTGCTGGCTCACAACTGACCTTATTGCGACCGGATCCGTCTCTTGGCAAGGTGACAACGATTTTATCCCATGACGTCTTTGGAATAATTCGATCTCTTGCGGCTTTCCGCTTGGCGGGTAGCAATAAAG ACTATTTGATTATCGCGTCTGATTCTGGCAGGATCACGATTGTCGAATACTTGCCAGCCCAGAACCGGTTCAGCAGACTACATCTCGAAACGTACGGCAAGTCCGGGGTCAGACGCGTGATTCCAGGAGAATATCTTGCGTGCGATCCCAAGGGACGAGCATGCCTTATTGCTGCCACCGAGAAGAACAAGCTAGTCTACGTTCTGAACCGAAGTGCACAAGCTGAGCTGACAATCTCCTCGCCCCTCGAAGCGCACAAACCTGGCGTGCTGGTTATTTCCATGGTGGCTTTGGATGTTGGATATGCTAATCCTGTCTTTGCCGCTCTGGAAATTGACTACTCTGAGGCCGATCAAGACTCCAGTGGTCAGGCGGTGGAAGAAGTCGAGACACAGCTTGTTTACTACGAACTGGATCTTGGCCTTAATCACGTTGTAAGGAAATGGTCGGAACCCGTTGACCCTTCTGCCACTCTCCTGTTCCAGGTTCCAGGAGGCAATGATGGGCCTAGTGGAGTGCTCGTTTGTGGCGAAGAGAGCATTACGTACAGGCATTCAAACCAGGACGCGTTTCGTGTGCCAATTCCTCGGAGAAAGGGAGCGACCGAGGACCCTTCTCGAAAACGCACAattgtgtgtggtgtgatGCATAAATTAAAAGGCAGCGCTGGCgcctttttctttcttttgcagTCCGAGGATGGCGATCTGTTCAAAGTTACCATCGATatggttgaggatgaggaaggcaACCCGACTGGTGAAGTAAAAAGACTCAAGATTAAGTACTTTGATACTGTACCAGTCGCCACCAGTCTCTGCATTCTAAAGAGTGGTTTTCTTTACATTGCCAGTCAGTTCGGCAACTTTTCCTTCTACCAATTCGAAAAACTTGgtgatgacgacgaggaactGGAGTTTATCAGCGATGATTTTCCTGTTGACCCGCATGCTTCATACGATCCCGTTTATTTCCACCCTCGGCCTGCCGAAAACCTGGCCCTTGTTGAGAGCATTCCGTCAATGAATCCATTGCTAGACTGTCAAGTTGAAAACTTGACGGGTGAGGATGCGCCACAGATTTATACTGTCTGTGGCAATGGAGCACGAAGCACTTTCAGAATGCTCAGACATGGTTTAGAGGTAAACGAGATCGTGGCTTCAGAGTTACCCGGTATTCCGTCTGCAGTGTGGACGTTGAAACTCAATCGAGGTGAACAGTTCGACGCTTACATCGTCTTGTCTTTCACGAATGGAACTCTTGTGCTGAGTATCGGAGAAACCGTTGAAGAAGTTAGCGATTCTGGCTTCTCTACGAGCGTTCCTACACTAGCAGCGCAATTACTAGGAGACGACGGCCTTATTCAGGTTCATCCCAAGGGAATTCGACATATCCGCAATGGGAAGGTTAACGAGTGGGATGCTCCACAGCACAGATCTATTGTGGCAGCCTCAACGAATGctcatcaagttgccattGCACTCAGCTCAGGCGAAATTGTGTATTTCGAGATGGATTCTGACGGATCTCTGGCGGAATacgatgagaagaaggagatgtctggtactGTCACTTGTCTTAGCTTGGGTGAAGTCCCAGAAGGAAGGGTACGCAGCTCATTTCTGGCCGTCGGCTGTGATGACTGCACAGTTCGAATCCTGAGCCTTGATCCTGAGTCAACCCTTGAAAGCAAGTCAGTCCAGGCCTTGACAGCTgcaccatcatcattggCCATTATCGCCATGGATGATTCGGCGTCAGGAGGCTCCACGCTTTATCTTCATATCGGCTTGCACTCCGGTGTCTACCTGCGAACCGTTCTTGACGAGGTCACAGGTGAACTGACCGACACGAGACAAAAGTTCTTGGGGCCAAAGCAAGTGCGACTTTTCCAAGTTACTGTACAAGGAACGACTTGCGTTCTAGGCCTTAGCTCAAGACCTTGGCTGGGTTATTCCGATCCAATTACCAAAGGATTCGTCGTCACCCCTCTCAACTATGTCGATCTTGAATGGGGGTGGAACTTTAGTAGCGAGCAGTGCGAGGAGGGCGTTGTCGGTATTCAGGGCCAATCTCTGAG GATCTTCTCTATCGACCGATTAGGCGATACTTTGACGCAAAAAGCTGTCTCTCTGACGTACACACCGAAGAAGCTTATCAAGCATCCACAGCAACCCCTCTTCTACACTATTGAAAGCGATAATAATACGCTCCCACCCGATCTGCGAGCTCAGTTGCTTGCTGACCCATCCGTGGTTAATGGTGATTCGACAATTTTACCACCAGAGGATTTTGGCTACCCCAAAGGCAATCGCCGATGGGCATCTTGCATCAACGTGATTGACCCGGTTTCTGACGAGCCTCAAGTTCTGCAGACTGTTGATTTAGAAAATAATGAGGCAGCTGTTAGCGCGGCTGTGGTTCCGTTTGCAAGTCAAGATAACGAAAGTTTTCTCATCGTCGGTACGGGTAAAGACATTGTGGTAAATCCACGAAGCTTTTCAGAAGCCTATATTTACGTGTATCGCTTCCAAGATGAGGGAAGAGAGCTTGAATTTATACACAAGACCAAAATCGAAGAACCCCCTCTGGCGTTGATACCATTCCAAGGCAAACTTCTTGCTGGAGTTGGGAAGACTCTCCGAGTGTACGATCTTGGCATGCGACAAATGCTGCGAAAGGCACAAGCAGAAGTTGCCCCTCAGCAAATTGTGACACTGAACGCCCAGGGCAGCAGAATTATTGTCGGCGATGTGCAACAAGGCGTCACATATGTGACCTAcaaaccaaccaccaacaagctcatACCTTTTGCGGACGATACGACTGCACGATGGACAACCTGTACGGCAATGGTTGACTATGAATCGGTGGCTGGGGGAGATAAATTTGGCAATATGTTCATCGTTCGTTGCCCTCCAAAGGCAAGTGAGGAGGCTGACGAAGAGCAATCTGGCCTTCACTTGATGAACGCCAGGGATTACCTTCACGGGACCTCTCAGCGTCTCGATTTAATGTGTCACTTTTACGCACAAGATATTCCTACTAGCATGGCAAAAACTagccttgttgttggtggacaaGAGGTGTTATTATGGAGCGGTCTTATGGGCACCATTGGTGTGTTTATACCTCTCATAAGTCGAGAGGATGCGGACTTCTTCCAAAGTCTTGAATCACATCTGCGGACCGAGGACCCACCCTTGGCTGGAAGAGACCATCTTATGTATCGATCATACTACGCTCCTGTGAAGGGCATTATTGACGGAGATCTCTGTGAACGATATACCTTGCTTCCCaacgacaagaagcaaatgaTTGCCGGCGAACTGGACCGATCAGTCCGAGAAATTGAAAGGAAAATATCT GATATCCGTACTAGATCCGCCTTTTAA